A single Thiohalobacter thiocyanaticus DNA region contains:
- a CDS encoding sulfotransferase domain-containing protein, with translation MTSTFAALRASLPQASKTLWKKTSRRLLKLRLDLTGADEDERIRAERRLRGREQYRKLRQADAVVVSFGKSGRTWLRVMVSRLYQQLYGLPENALIGFDNFHNMDRRIPRIFFTHDNYIGDYTGHVDSKADFYDKKVLLLVRDPRDVAVSQFFQWQHRMRPEKKALNQYPPHGEQCSVYEFVRHEGAGLPKVMEFMNLWAREMDKVREFALVRYEDMRADPHATLSRVAEFLEIPATAEQIQEAVDYASYENMKKMESAQSFRLSGGRMVPRDRNNPDSYKVRRAKVGGYRDYFEDEQVREIDALMEATLDPVFDYRAGEDPAV, from the coding sequence ATGACCAGCACCTTCGCAGCCCTGCGCGCCTCGCTCCCCCAGGCGAGCAAAACCCTCTGGAAGAAAACCAGCCGGCGTCTGCTCAAGCTCCGGCTCGACCTGACCGGGGCCGATGAGGACGAGCGCATCCGGGCCGAGCGCCGGCTGCGCGGCCGGGAACAGTATCGCAAACTGCGACAGGCCGATGCCGTGGTCGTTTCCTTCGGCAAGAGCGGTCGCACCTGGCTGCGGGTGATGGTCTCGCGCCTGTACCAGCAACTCTACGGGCTGCCCGAGAACGCCCTGATCGGGTTCGATAACTTCCACAACATGGACCGCCGGATCCCGCGCATCTTCTTTACCCACGACAACTACATCGGCGACTACACCGGGCATGTGGACTCCAAGGCGGATTTCTACGACAAGAAGGTGCTGCTGCTGGTGCGCGACCCGCGCGACGTGGCCGTCTCCCAGTTCTTCCAGTGGCAGCACCGCATGCGCCCGGAGAAAAAGGCGCTGAACCAGTACCCGCCGCACGGCGAGCAGTGCAGCGTCTACGAGTTCGTCAGGCACGAAGGCGCCGGCCTGCCCAAGGTGATGGAGTTCATGAACCTGTGGGCACGGGAGATGGACAAGGTCAGGGAATTCGCCCTGGTCCGCTACGAGGACATGCGCGCCGACCCGCACGCGACACTCAGCCGGGTAGCAGAATTTCTGGAGATCCCGGCCACTGCGGAACAGATTCAGGAAGCGGTGGACTACGCCTCCTACGAGAACATGAAGAAGATGGAATCGGCCCAGAGCTTCCGCCTCAGCGGCGGCCGCATGGTGCCGCGCGACCGCAACAATCCGGACAGCTACAAGGTCCGCCGGGCCAAGGTCGGCGGCTACCGGGACTACTTCGAGGACGAACAGGTTCGCGAGATCGATGCGCTGATGGAAGCCACGCTCGACCCGGTGTTCGACTACCGGGCCGGCGAAGACCCGGCGGTCTGA
- a CDS encoding c-type cytochrome has product MSRRFPTLFLLGLIPTSALALGNADAGKRIVMQGNDQGTTACVSCHGADGEGNPAAGFPRLAGLSDKYLSKQLRDYRQGTRSNPVMQPIAAALEQQQLLDVAAYYAGQVPTNTADDAAPPDGGRKLALRGDWDNTIPACVSCHGPGGHGVDPYFPALAGQHASYIQSQLEAWRKGSRHNDTNDLMRVVAERLSQTQIQAVSEYFAAQPAVKPAPGAEQ; this is encoded by the coding sequence ATGTCCAGACGATTCCCTACCCTTTTCCTGCTTGGTCTGATCCCGACATCCGCACTGGCTTTGGGCAACGCGGACGCGGGCAAGCGCATTGTCATGCAGGGCAACGATCAGGGCACCACGGCCTGCGTGAGTTGCCACGGAGCCGACGGCGAAGGCAACCCCGCGGCGGGATTTCCGCGTCTGGCAGGCCTGAGTGACAAGTATCTCAGCAAGCAGCTGCGTGACTACCGCCAGGGCACGCGAAGCAATCCGGTCATGCAGCCGATTGCCGCCGCGCTGGAGCAGCAGCAACTGCTCGATGTCGCTGCCTACTATGCCGGTCAGGTACCCACGAACACTGCAGATGATGCTGCTCCGCCGGATGGCGGGCGGAAGCTGGCGCTGCGCGGTGACTGGGACAATACCATCCCGGCCTGCGTGAGTTGCCATGGACCGGGGGGCCACGGCGTGGATCCCTATTTCCCCGCCCTGGCCGGCCAGCACGCCAGCTACATCCAGTCCCAACTCGAGGCCTGGCGCAAGGGCAGCCGCCACAACGATACCAACGACCTGATGCGCGTTGTGGCCGAACGCCTGAGTCAGACCCAGATCCAGGCGGTATCGGAATACTTCGCCGCACAGCCTGCCGTCAAACCCGCGCCGGGAGCCGAACAATGA
- a CDS encoding ExbD/TolR family protein, giving the protein MLRPASALPPFQLANNARRRRALISLTPLIDVVFILLVFFMLTSTFLDWRPIELNAPGPTAASAEAGDSLLIEIRTDGLRLDDEPVTPAELRRRIESQLAHHPDQRVRLKPTAGVALQRTVDVVGLLTRAGAVNLSLIRDRQR; this is encoded by the coding sequence ATGCTCCGGCCCGCCTCCGCCCTGCCGCCGTTTCAGCTGGCGAATAACGCGCGCCGGCGCCGCGCCCTGATCAGCCTCACGCCGCTGATCGATGTGGTGTTCATCCTGCTGGTGTTCTTCATGCTGACCTCAACCTTCCTGGACTGGCGTCCGATCGAACTGAACGCACCCGGTCCGACCGCCGCCAGTGCCGAGGCCGGTGACAGCCTGCTGATCGAGATCCGTACGGATGGCCTGCGTCTGGACGACGAGCCCGTCACTCCGGCGGAACTGCGGCGCCGGATCGAGTCGCAGCTGGCGCACCACCCGGATCAGCGCGTGCGGCTCAAGCCCACTGCTGGGGTCGCCCTGCAGCGCACGGTGGATGTAGTGGGTCTGCTCACCCGGGCCGGTGCCGTCAATCTCTCCCTGATCCGCGACCGCCAGAGGTAG
- a CDS encoding class I SAM-dependent DNA methyltransferase: MHSREYGLILARQLLAVEDLHYGLWDDLEVTVANLPRALQNYTDMILEALPPTDEFPRLLDIGCGVGNMLVQLREQGYAADGLVPSPALAGMVRQRLTDTGNTAAGLFESTFEALDIGALAGEYDVALFSESFQYIRLDDVFERLGRLLRPGGRVIVSDFFKTAAAGDGTPESRSFGGGHPLSDFRAALAASPFELLRDVDITTRVSPTIGLLDEVLRERIIPAAETTGVYLRGRHPWATRLLGWVLRKRWEKLRFKYLSGYRTQAVFERYKNYRLLVLQKSA; the protein is encoded by the coding sequence ATGCATTCACGTGAATACGGTCTGATCCTGGCCCGACAGCTGCTTGCTGTCGAGGATCTTCACTATGGTCTGTGGGACGATCTGGAGGTTACTGTTGCCAACCTCCCGCGCGCCCTGCAGAACTACACCGATATGATCCTGGAGGCATTGCCGCCGACCGATGAATTTCCGCGGTTGCTGGATATCGGCTGCGGAGTCGGCAACATGCTGGTGCAGCTGCGGGAGCAGGGTTATGCCGCCGATGGCCTCGTGCCATCGCCAGCGCTCGCCGGCATGGTGCGCCAGCGGTTGACGGATACGGGTAATACGGCGGCGGGGTTGTTTGAATCGACCTTCGAAGCGCTCGATATCGGGGCCCTCGCCGGGGAATATGACGTTGCTTTGTTCAGTGAGAGTTTCCAGTACATCCGTCTGGATGACGTATTCGAGCGTCTCGGCCGGCTGCTGCGGCCGGGCGGGCGGGTGATCGTCAGCGATTTCTTCAAGACCGCGGCCGCCGGTGACGGCACCCCCGAGAGTCGCAGCTTCGGCGGTGGTCACCCCCTTTCCGATTTTCGTGCTGCCCTGGCGGCCTCACCCTTCGAATTGCTGCGAGACGTGGACATCACGACGCGCGTCAGCCCGACCATCGGCCTGCTCGACGAGGTGCTCAGGGAGCGCATCATTCCGGCGGCGGAAACCACCGGGGTCTATCTGCGCGGCCGTCATCCGTGGGCAACGCGGCTGCTGGGCTGGGTACTGCGCAAGCGCTGGGAGAAGCTACGGTTCAAATACCTGTCCGGCTATCGTACCCAGGCAGTGTTCGAGCGCTACAAGAATTACCGCCTGCTGGTGCTGCAAAAGTCCGCCTGA
- a CDS encoding MotA/TolQ/ExbB proton channel family protein, giving the protein MTSPVPSGIYEQLAQLLQAGGPVVAILLAMSVIALTIILLKLWQFQAVRTGERRTAVEALRLWKSGRIGEALTHTEGSRNPVVQALARAMRGQHRGLLEAKVREEVLRYGGDVLETLRGGFRPLEVIASLAPLLGLFGTVLGMIKAFQQLEAAGNQVNPAILSGGIWEALLTTAVGLAVAIPTVALLNWLERRVDRLAHDMDNLVTQVFTEDLSAELTSEEETHAPARLRPAAVSAGE; this is encoded by the coding sequence ATGACGTCCCCGGTTCCGTCCGGGATCTACGAACAACTGGCTCAGCTGCTCCAGGCGGGTGGACCGGTGGTGGCCATCCTGCTCGCCATGTCCGTGATCGCATTGACAATCATCCTGCTGAAACTCTGGCAATTCCAGGCAGTGCGCACCGGCGAGCGCCGCACCGCTGTGGAGGCGCTGCGGCTGTGGAAATCCGGCCGCATCGGCGAGGCGCTGACGCACACCGAGGGCAGTCGCAATCCGGTGGTCCAGGCCCTGGCCCGCGCCATGCGCGGGCAGCACCGCGGCCTGCTCGAGGCGAAGGTGCGCGAGGAGGTCCTGCGCTACGGCGGGGATGTACTGGAAACCCTGCGCGGCGGCTTCCGGCCGCTGGAGGTGATCGCCTCGCTGGCACCGCTGCTCGGTCTGTTCGGCACCGTACTGGGCATGATCAAGGCCTTTCAGCAGCTGGAGGCCGCCGGTAACCAGGTCAATCCGGCAATCCTCTCCGGCGGCATCTGGGAGGCCCTGCTCACGACGGCCGTCGGTCTGGCCGTGGCCATCCCGACCGTGGCCCTGCTCAACTGGCTGGAACGCCGGGTCGACCGCCTGGCTCACGATATGGACAACCTGGTCACGCAGGTCTTCACCGAAGACCTGTCCGCCGAGTTGACCTCCGAGGAAGAGACGCATGCTCCGGCCCGCCTCCGCCCTGCCGCCGTTTCAGCTGGCGAATAA
- a CDS encoding TylF/MycF/NovP-related O-methyltransferase produces MRFEKNPLKRLQHKLVERIAVWGNRYLYKPQILWIADQSWLDPYRPYMVDDPTLRRPQVRKLDRRFVLIEFARYVRGLRGSTAECGVARGVGSALICKALEGTFASTDRHYGFDAFSGLPAPAEVDRMATGGSAWSAGDLAHDGTLAKAAFDKFEQAELRIGWIPDTFAGLEDQVFRFVHIDVDLYQPTYDSIEFFYPRLVAGGVVLLDDHGLTTCPGARKAVLDYMQDKGECVLDLPTGQGLIIKRD; encoded by the coding sequence ATGCGATTTGAAAAAAATCCCCTCAAAAGACTTCAGCACAAACTTGTGGAACGGATAGCAGTCTGGGGGAACCGTTATCTGTATAAACCCCAGATACTCTGGATTGCGGACCAGTCCTGGCTCGATCCGTACCGCCCCTACATGGTGGATGATCCCACCCTGCGTCGGCCGCAGGTCAGGAAACTTGACCGGCGTTTTGTACTTATAGAATTTGCTCGCTATGTCCGGGGCCTGAGAGGGAGTACCGCCGAATGCGGTGTCGCCCGTGGGGTCGGTTCTGCGCTTATCTGCAAAGCCCTTGAGGGGACCTTTGCGTCAACCGACCGGCATTATGGTTTTGATGCCTTCTCCGGTCTCCCCGCGCCTGCTGAGGTCGACCGGATGGCGACCGGCGGTTCCGCCTGGTCGGCAGGCGATCTTGCGCACGACGGTACTCTGGCCAAAGCGGCCTTCGATAAATTCGAACAGGCCGAACTCAGGATCGGCTGGATACCCGATACCTTTGCAGGCCTTGAGGATCAGGTGTTCCGTTTCGTACATATAGATGTTGATCTTTATCAGCCTACATACGACTCGATCGAATTTTTCTATCCCCGACTGGTTGCAGGGGGTGTCGTCCTGCTGGACGACCATGGGCTGACTACCTGTCCGGGTGCGCGCAAGGCTGTTCTTGATTACATGCAGGATAAAGGTGAGTGCGTACTGGATCTTCCCACCGGGCAAGGACTGATAATAAAACGCGACTGA
- a CDS encoding c-type cytochrome has protein sequence MNRSLYLIAVLLLCSTVLKAGQADDEQAELPDTPAGAPAFTPPAESELPDGPFGEMVRYGRDLFVDTQQLRGRFVGNGLNCVNCHIDAGRRADSAPLWAAYTMYPAYRSKNDRVNTMEQRIQGCFRYSMNGAPPPSGSRELSALLSYHYWLAQGAPVGVALAGRGYPKLDDPANPPDISRGRQVFEAQCALCHGEDGQGRKAEGVYAFPPLWGTDSYNWGAGMHRVNTAAAFIHANMPLGRPQSLSVQQAWDVAAFINSHERPQDPRHDGDLEETDATFHAHQCHYGDELNGQPLGSRAHPNPLQ, from the coding sequence ATGAATCGATCCCTTTACCTGATCGCCGTCCTTCTGCTGTGCAGCACCGTACTCAAGGCCGGACAGGCGGACGACGAACAGGCGGAACTGCCGGACACGCCGGCAGGCGCACCCGCCTTCACGCCCCCGGCCGAATCCGAACTGCCGGACGGCCCCTTCGGCGAGATGGTGCGCTACGGCCGCGACCTGTTCGTGGACACCCAGCAGCTGCGCGGCAGATTCGTGGGCAACGGCCTGAACTGCGTCAATTGCCATATCGACGCCGGCCGCCGCGCCGACTCCGCCCCCTTATGGGCCGCCTACACCATGTATCCGGCCTATCGCAGCAAGAACGACCGCGTCAACACCATGGAACAACGCATCCAGGGCTGCTTCCGCTACAGCATGAACGGGGCGCCGCCGCCCTCCGGCAGCCGTGAACTGTCCGCCCTCCTGAGCTATCACTACTGGCTGGCGCAAGGGGCGCCGGTCGGTGTGGCGCTCGCAGGCCGCGGCTACCCGAAGCTCGATGATCCGGCCAACCCACCCGATATCAGCCGCGGCCGGCAGGTGTTCGAGGCGCAGTGCGCTTTGTGCCACGGCGAGGACGGCCAGGGCCGCAAGGCCGAAGGTGTCTATGCATTTCCGCCGCTGTGGGGCACGGACTCATACAACTGGGGGGCGGGCATGCACCGCGTCAACACCGCGGCCGCCTTCATCCATGCCAATATGCCGCTGGGCAGACCGCAATCACTCAGCGTGCAGCAGGCCTGGGACGTCGCCGCCTTCATCAACAGCCACGAGCGGCCGCAGGACCCCCGGCATGATGGCGATCTCGAGGAAACCGACGCGACCTTCCATGCGCACCAGTGTCATTACGGCGACGAACTGAATGGGCAGCCGCTTGGCAGCCGGGCGCATCCCAATCCGCTTCAATAG
- a CDS encoding TonB-dependent receptor family protein: MFKRSFLSLAIGSCLLPGMSAADEAVTMSPVEIIGDTSQARILPGSSAVVAEEQLEIEGTTDIHQVLKTVPGIYAREEDGEGLRPNIGIRGATAERSSNITLMEDGVPIAPAPYSNPAAYYFPTMMRITGVEILKGAPLLRYGPQTTGGVINLLSTPIPTERSGMVETVLDERGSTDVHAHYGDVAGPWSWMVETVQRNGDGFKDIDRSNGDSGFDIEDYVGKLRWQGERQALQLKLQYSEEISNETYLGLTDADFDRDPNRRYGLSSIDQMDNTHSGINLTHEFDWTDNVKSTATIYRNKFKRNWFKLSGGGAYIDAANAGDANAQGILDGTVDVAGLSYKNNNREYVSEGIQLNFDIDLGAHQVSLGGRYHEDEMDRFQPVEIYDQVNGSLVFQNTVLPTGGDNRFETGEAMSFWALDQWQVTDRFKLNLALRYEDVETSRVQYADVGRTTVDSTRGNESDEWLPGASFTYDVADRWQVLAGVHRGFSPLGGGAQANEDPETSDNWEAGVRYFGDRVFAEAIGFYSDFTNKVENCSVGSPCSNGATSGTFTTGEAEIAGLEFQLSTDFDQGRFLIPVDLAYTYTSAEISKDNATSGLSEGDQLKDVPENMLSLRVGLEHPSGWNNYAVVKYIDEMCVVAGCNNSGSRFDETESLTVVDFISQYPLGRDTDVFLRVENLFDEQKIVSRLPDGARPNQPQTFSVGLRHRF; this comes from the coding sequence ATGTTCAAGCGTTCTTTTCTGTCACTGGCGATCGGTAGCTGTCTGCTGCCGGGCATGAGCGCTGCCGACGAGGCGGTCACCATGTCGCCCGTGGAGATCATCGGTGACACCTCGCAGGCGCGTATTCTGCCCGGTTCCAGCGCAGTCGTGGCCGAGGAGCAACTCGAGATCGAGGGCACCACCGACATCCACCAGGTACTGAAGACAGTGCCGGGTATCTATGCCCGTGAAGAGGATGGCGAGGGCCTGCGCCCGAACATCGGTATCCGCGGCGCCACGGCCGAGCGCAGCAGCAATATCACCCTGATGGAGGACGGCGTACCGATCGCCCCCGCCCCCTATTCGAATCCCGCCGCCTATTATTTCCCGACCATGATGCGTATCACCGGTGTCGAGATCCTCAAGGGGGCGCCGTTGCTGCGTTATGGTCCGCAGACCACCGGCGGCGTGATCAACCTGCTGTCGACTCCGATTCCGACCGAGCGTTCGGGCATGGTCGAAACCGTGCTCGACGAACGTGGCTCCACCGACGTGCATGCCCATTACGGCGATGTCGCCGGCCCCTGGAGTTGGATGGTCGAGACGGTGCAGCGCAACGGCGACGGCTTCAAGGACATCGATCGCAGCAACGGCGACAGCGGCTTCGACATCGAGGACTATGTCGGCAAGCTGCGCTGGCAGGGCGAGCGCCAGGCGTTACAGCTCAAATTGCAGTACTCGGAAGAGATTTCCAACGAGACCTACCTCGGGCTGACCGATGCCGACTTCGATCGCGACCCCAACCGGCGTTACGGCCTGTCCAGCATCGACCAGATGGACAACACCCACTCCGGCATCAACCTGACCCACGAGTTCGACTGGACCGACAACGTCAAGAGTACCGCGACGATCTACCGCAACAAGTTCAAACGCAACTGGTTCAAGCTCTCCGGCGGTGGTGCCTATATCGACGCGGCCAATGCCGGCGATGCCAACGCCCAGGGTATCCTGGACGGCACGGTCGATGTTGCCGGACTGTCCTACAAGAACAACAACCGTGAATACGTCTCCGAAGGCATTCAGCTCAACTTCGACATCGACCTCGGCGCACACCAGGTTTCGCTGGGCGGACGTTATCACGAAGATGAGATGGACCGCTTCCAGCCCGTGGAGATCTATGATCAGGTCAACGGCTCGCTGGTATTCCAGAACACCGTCCTGCCGACGGGCGGTGACAACCGCTTCGAGACCGGCGAGGCGATGAGCTTCTGGGCGCTGGATCAGTGGCAGGTGACCGATCGCTTCAAACTCAACCTGGCCCTGCGCTACGAGGACGTGGAGACCTCGCGGGTGCAGTATGCGGATGTCGGCCGGACCACCGTGGATTCGACCCGCGGCAACGAGAGCGATGAGTGGCTGCCCGGCGCCTCCTTCACCTACGATGTGGCCGATCGCTGGCAGGTGCTGGCCGGCGTGCACCGCGGCTTCTCCCCGCTCGGCGGCGGCGCCCAGGCCAACGAGGATCCTGAGACCAGCGACAACTGGGAGGCCGGGGTGCGTTACTTCGGCGACCGGGTGTTCGCCGAGGCTATCGGCTTCTACAGCGACTTCACCAACAAGGTGGAGAACTGCTCGGTGGGCTCGCCCTGCAGCAACGGCGCGACCTCCGGCACCTTCACCACGGGCGAGGCCGAGATCGCGGGCCTGGAATTCCAGCTGTCCACCGATTTCGATCAGGGACGTTTCCTGATCCCGGTCGATCTGGCCTACACTTACACCAGCGCCGAGATCAGCAAGGACAACGCGACCTCGGGCCTGAGCGAGGGTGATCAGCTCAAGGATGTGCCGGAGAATATGCTCAGCCTGCGCGTGGGTCTGGAGCATCCCAGTGGCTGGAACAACTACGCTGTGGTGAAATACATCGATGAGATGTGCGTGGTGGCCGGCTGCAACAACAGCGGCAGCCGCTTCGACGAAACCGAATCGCTGACCGTGGTGGACTTCATCAGCCAGTATCCGCTGGGACGGGACACCGATGTCTTCCTGCGGGTGGAGAACCTGTTCGACGAACAGAAGATCGTCTCCCGCCTGCCGGACGGGGCACGGCCGAATCAGCCGCAGACCTTCTCGGTCGGACTGCGTCACCGGTTCTGA
- a CDS encoding sulfotransferase domain-containing protein has protein sequence MKPASLVLAKFTRKRLLPRLPVSQKQKLLAERRLRGKEDYSKLSLSDVVIVSHEKSGRTWLRVMLSRFYQQRYHLPENKLLNFDRLHRLEPRVPVVFFTHDRHLGHYTGNWDNEELYRPTPTILLVRDPRDVVVSFYFDWKYRMSEHNRRLYSLPSDDMSIHEFMMQPESGLPAVIDFMNRWHERLERMHNLSMFRYEDLRTDTVTGLKQILHILGAEPEQQEIEDVVAYAEFEKMKKREQSGQTRDSRICATDPSNPDSFKARRAKVGGYRDYFNDEQIREIDALVAETLSPGYGY, from the coding sequence ATGAAGCCTGCATCTCTTGTCCTAGCGAAATTCACACGCAAGCGACTTCTTCCCCGCCTCCCCGTATCCCAGAAACAGAAACTCCTGGCCGAGCGCCGCCTGCGGGGCAAGGAAGACTACAGCAAATTATCCCTGTCGGATGTGGTAATCGTTTCGCACGAGAAGAGCGGGCGCACCTGGTTGCGCGTCATGCTCAGCCGGTTTTATCAGCAGCGTTACCATCTACCTGAAAACAAGCTGCTGAATTTCGACCGCCTGCACCGGCTGGAACCCAGGGTCCCTGTGGTTTTCTTCACGCATGACAGGCACCTGGGGCATTACACCGGCAACTGGGACAATGAAGAACTGTATCGCCCCACCCCGACAATTCTACTGGTTCGTGATCCCCGCGATGTCGTTGTGTCGTTCTACTTCGACTGGAAGTACCGCATGAGCGAACACAACCGCCGGCTCTATTCGCTGCCCTCCGATGACATGTCGATCCATGAATTCATGATGCAGCCGGAATCAGGCTTGCCCGCCGTCATCGATTTCATGAACCGCTGGCATGAACGGCTCGAGCGCATGCACAACCTGAGCATGTTCCGCTATGAAGACCTGCGTACCGATACCGTGACCGGCCTGAAACAGATACTCCATATTCTTGGCGCCGAACCTGAGCAGCAGGAGATCGAGGACGTCGTCGCCTATGCGGAGTTCGAAAAAATGAAAAAACGCGAACAGTCGGGGCAGACCCGCGACAGCCGCATCTGCGCCACCGATCCCAGCAACCCCGACTCCTTCAAGGCCCGCCGGGCCAAGGTCGGCGGCTACCGCGACTACTTCAACGATGAGCAGATCCGCGAAATCGATGCGCTCGTCGCCGAGACCCTGAGCCCGGGCTACGGCTACTGA
- a CDS encoding O-antigen ligase family protein, protein MDWSSRIGVAGLGLFAAGGFANQGVFYAGLLLMLLALSLRGRDFWRRARSRPFVWVSLALSGYITVNWLLAWRQGSAEWRPEILESGFDLLLAGGAFSLVVAYWLGAGPRRIRWVLGLGLAGLVLSLAVGFDWSRLEVVMGGRRELFGMGNGAALYAGAGLIGVLILLLTGRGRPLWLVPPALLLVVVLAIVVLWSQTRAVWFALAVILPALLLAMVWHGWRRGRGGRTLLLLLAGAGMLGTAIVYNADIVDKRLARVEGGFLAMLADDSAGLEGSGLRYRAPLWEQARELIGKRPWFGWGAGTSRMLISELDIKQSLTHYHNLYLQLLVELGAVGLVLFLLWVVTALKTFWPAGRRDERDFPLLLFLLAAMALFLLAGLFQIRHDDERGHFFLISFGALAVSRALYAGIAPATGRRPAQ, encoded by the coding sequence ATGGACTGGAGTAGCCGGATCGGAGTGGCCGGCCTCGGTCTGTTTGCGGCTGGCGGCTTTGCCAATCAGGGGGTTTTCTATGCCGGGCTGCTGCTGATGCTGCTGGCTCTGTCCCTGCGGGGGCGGGACTTCTGGCGCCGCGCACGCAGCCGCCCATTCGTCTGGGTGTCACTGGCGCTGAGTGGTTATATCACGGTGAACTGGCTGTTGGCCTGGCGGCAGGGGAGTGCCGAATGGCGGCCGGAGATCCTGGAGTCCGGTTTCGACCTGTTGTTGGCCGGCGGCGCATTTTCTCTCGTTGTGGCCTACTGGCTTGGTGCCGGTCCCCGGCGTATCCGCTGGGTGCTGGGTCTCGGGCTGGCCGGGCTGGTGCTGTCACTGGCCGTCGGGTTCGACTGGTCGCGCCTGGAAGTGGTCATGGGTGGCAGGCGCGAGTTGTTCGGCATGGGCAACGGCGCCGCCCTGTATGCCGGCGCCGGCCTGATCGGCGTGCTGATCCTCCTGCTGACAGGACGGGGCCGCCCGCTATGGCTGGTCCCGCCGGCCCTGCTGCTGGTGGTGGTCCTGGCCATTGTTGTCCTCTGGAGCCAGACCCGGGCGGTCTGGTTTGCCCTGGCGGTGATCCTGCCGGCCCTGCTGCTGGCCATGGTCTGGCATGGCTGGCGCCGGGGCCGGGGCGGCCGGACACTGCTGCTGCTGCTGGCGGGGGCAGGAATGCTGGGTACGGCCATAGTGTACAACGCCGATATCGTCGACAAGCGGCTTGCCAGGGTGGAAGGCGGATTTCTGGCCATGCTGGCGGATGACAGCGCTGGCCTGGAAGGTTCCGGTCTGCGCTACCGTGCGCCGCTGTGGGAACAGGCCCGGGAGTTGATCGGCAAACGTCCCTGGTTCGGCTGGGGTGCGGGTACCAGCAGGATGCTGATAAGCGAATTGGATATCAAGCAGTCATTGACGCATTACCACAACCTGTATCTGCAATTGCTGGTGGAACTGGGCGCGGTGGGCCTGGTGCTGTTCCTGCTGTGGGTGGTCACGGCATTGAAGACTTTCTGGCCCGCCGGCAGGCGTGACGAGCGGGATTTCCCGCTGTTGTTGTTTCTGCTGGCCGCCATGGCCCTGTTTCTGCTCGCCGGTCTGTTCCAGATCCGCCACGATGACGAGCGCGGGCACTTTTTCCTGATCTCGTTCGGGGCCCTGGCCGTCAGCCGTGCCCTGTACGCCGGAATTGCCCCGGCAACGGGGCGCAGGCCGGCTCAGTAG
- a CDS encoding ExbD/TolR family protein — MRFDPPRPRSDEERILPLINIVFLLLIFFMVAGKLAATDPLEIDPPQSALESEAGPRELLVLLDAEGRLALDGKVMEESALKAALQKRLSEDEIRIRLKADGRAEATRVVALMELLQDAGAQKVKLLTVAAGG; from the coding sequence ATGCGTTTCGACCCCCCACGGCCGCGCAGCGACGAGGAGCGGATCCTGCCGCTGATCAATATCGTGTTCCTGCTGCTGATCTTCTTCATGGTGGCCGGAAAACTCGCCGCCACCGACCCCCTCGAAATCGACCCGCCGCAATCGGCCCTCGAGAGCGAGGCCGGGCCACGGGAGTTGCTGGTGCTGCTCGACGCCGAGGGCCGCCTGGCTCTGGACGGCAAGGTCATGGAGGAATCCGCACTCAAAGCCGCTCTGCAGAAACGCCTGTCCGAGGACGAGATACGGATCCGACTCAAGGCCGACGGCCGGGCCGAAGCGACCCGCGTGGTCGCCCTGATGGAACTGCTGCAGGATGCCGGCGCGCAGAAGGTCAAGCTGCTGACGGTCGCGGCAGGCGGTTGA
- a CDS encoding DUF6746 family protein, producing MKTLKMAVLFSALAVSVPAFADDRPGHYEGEPAETLEQAVANFSEYNRRLETILGQGELSSRDLHEIHQITYTLENALERLEEEVEELAEVLEEVHLASENADAETVQSKGRDYLETSRQIIK from the coding sequence ATGAAAACCCTGAAAATGGCAGTACTGTTCTCCGCCCTGGCCGTGTCTGTGCCGGCATTCGCGGATGATCGTCCCGGTCACTATGAGGGCGAGCCGGCAGAGACGCTGGAACAGGCCGTGGCCAATTTCTCCGAGTACAACCGGCGTCTGGAAACGATTCTGGGCCAGGGGGAGTTGAGTTCGCGCGACCTGCACGAGATCCACCAGATCACCTATACCCTCGAAAACGCGCTGGAAAGGCTCGAGGAAGAAGTGGAGGAGCTGGCCGAGGTGCTGGAAGAGGTGCATCTGGCGTCAGAGAACGCCGATGCGGAAACGGTGCAGTCGAAAGGCCGGGATTACCTGGAAACTTCGCGTCAGATCATCAAATAG